The genomic stretch TCTATCCGACATTACGAACAACTCACTGCATAAACAGTTGTCGTTCGACATTGATACTAGCTGTGTTTCTGACATTCAATTCCAAACAATGAACGCACCTCCACAAATGCATAACCTGGTGGTCTTGGCGGAATTTTCAGATCAATTTCCACAATAGGTCCATACTGCAAGAGATTCGCCCATACAATTTCAAAGTTTAGCATATTTGTCATAGATATCCAAACAGAGAGAGCgagacaacaacaataacaacaacaacaacaacaacaacccagtataatcccacaaagaGAAAGAGCGAGaaagaaacttaaacaaagtGGTCCCAGCACCTAAAAAGTAAATTTATATATGCTAAGGAAATAAACATTTTTCGATGTTTAATTTCACGGAATATATTGTTGCCATATTTGCTGAAATCTTTTAGAAATTAAATGCAATAAAATATCAGCTTGAACGAGATGCAGACACCGAACAGGAATCACAATAATTTCAAGTGCCTAAGTTTATCATGCACCAATGCTCAGCATGTCTTTTGGATTAAAATCCCGAATCAGAATATGTTAAGTGGAAAGATGATTTTAGAATTCTGTAGCTGATTTAACATCTTAAACACAATGGGTGGATGAAAGTAATAAGGAGAGCAATTAAAGAGGAGAATGCAAGAAAATTAATTAGCACTCTAGTAAAACAGAGAGAGAGACAACCCAGTCTTTCATCACAATAGAAACACAAGAAACTCGAACCTCTCAACTGCACATGTCACAGTTAAACTAAATAAGAAATATCATGAACTCCTAAAACTAGCCTTTAAGATTAACCGAAATATCCACTCTGAGTTTATTCACTTCTTCTCCACCCAAAAAGACAAGTCATTCCACCAACCTTCCCAAGTTAAAGAATAAAGATTACACTTAAGAGAAAAAACCCAACAAATAGGAGAAGCAAATTAAAGTAGATGCTAAATCCTTAGTAATAACCAGGTGAGCACAGAAAACGCTTGTTTTCATCTGTAAGTAATATTTTCCAACTAACCTTGTAAAACAAATCTTCTACTTCACTCTCTCGAATATCCCCGGGAAGATTTCCCACGTAGATAGTCCGACTTAAACGCCCCATTATGCTGAAATAATGAGCAGCTGATTAAAAGCTGTGAGTGAAAGGCCACAAGGGATACCCAAATTCAGAAAgcacaaaaggaaaacaaaagtatAGTTGAATCACAGCAAAAGGCATGAACAAGAAATTGTTCTATTACAGTATAATATTTGTTATAAATTGATAAAGTGACAATCacaaaataacaacaaaaaaGTGGAGATCACCAAAATCTGAACAATAAATAAAGATTGTCACCTCAAATGCACTCTGGAAATATACAAATATGCGTCTGCTCATATAGCAGTAATGACAGCtagcaaacaacagcaacaaaaAGGAGAAGGGGTAAAAAAGGGTGAAACAAAGCATGTATTTGGAAAATTCAAAATCGTGCAGAAAAAGTTATTTACTATAACATGGAAAAACCAAAGCAGACAAATCTCAGGGAACAAAAATAAACTAGAGGAAGAATCAGTCTTTTTCGTCGCAGTTGAAATCTAAACCCTAAAATCTCAGCTCCTCTTTTCTCCAAAAATATGAAAATCAAAATTTATCAGCCAAAGAACAAGAATTACCCTATTGAAAATTCTGTAAAGACATGCTTCAGCATAATTGAACACagagaaagcaaaagaaaaagagagacaaATTACCTGAACAAGAGATACGGTGGACAAAGAAGAATATTGCTTTAGACAAAGTGGAGAAATGGCGAGGAGGGCTTTAAATCTTCTGGTAATCTGGCGGAACAGCAAACGTACATTAtataaaagtaaaagaaaatgaacGTACGAGGTTCAGAGTTGCACGCTACATCTAGAAACTTGACAAAAAGCTAGGGGACGTCATTACTTGCCATCTGTCCACGGCAATTAAAATATCACAgtgaaagttttaaaaaaaatgaaaacaaaaagaaaagcaagCAGAATACTTGTTTTGGGGGGATTCGAAAGAGAATACACTTGGGTACGATCGACGAACAAAAATAATTTTGGGATAAAAGTTTATTATCCGTTAGGCTATTCAATTTTTTTTGGAATAGGTGTTTGGCCAGATCGCACGATGTGGGATAATATTtgttatgttgttgttgttgttatagggTTTAgccaaaaattatttaaatttcacTTGAAGTTGAATTTCGGAATttctcaaaaatttaaaaaactttaaaaaattgttttgaaagttttcacttcaaattactcagaaaaaatcaaaaacagtTCCAAATTGTACTGATGTCCAAATTCAAAagacaactctaattttcaaatatcaatttcacttttaaaaaatcaaatttttctggaactccaaaattcttgtgtccaaacgcccactaggTACCGTCTTATCCTTTGTTTGGTTACTAATCTTGTGATAAGTTATCCCACGATTAAAATAGTACCTGAATAAATTAAACCTACCAGAAGGTGGAATAGTAATCCCAGGATAAAACAGTAAAATTGATAATTTCAGAATTAATACTACGTACCAAACAATTAAAATAAGAAATAATCCTAAAATAACTAATTTCAATATAATTAATCTTAGTATAAAATCACAGCATAACTCATCTTCAAACCAAAAAGCCCCTTAATGTTTTATAGGTAAGAAAATAAATTACGCCACTCGATTTGCTTTAAACATTAAATTTTTTCTTAACTTTGAACACTAAATATTTTTCTACCTATCTTAATTGAGTTTTTAAATATGTTGTTTACATGCcttattattttttctcttttgaattttttaaatACCATGACAATTCTCTTTTTTAAATCTATATTGTGAACTTAGCTGTGAAACAAATAAAATCTTATTTCTGaaactacaaaaaaaaaagtaaaaaactgTGAATCAAGCATGTAAATTAATGTTGAATAATAGAGAATGAGCCAAATAACTAAACTACAATACAAATAATTTGCTCATATCAATAATTTTATTTATAGAAAAAATAACTCAAAATGTAAACTTTTTAAGACTTATTCACTTACTgtgttacatatatatataattgtagCCTTTTGTCTTTTAAtccctttttaaaattaatttaaataaacttaccaatttttaataaaatatggTAAAAATTATAACTACCtataattttattaattatttataaaaatactttGTTTTCTAAATTGTAATACTAATTTGAATTATTAATATAGTAGTCTAATTAACTAGAAATTAGAGAGTAATTCATTAAATTAACTATATAGGATTATGTGATGTATTTAAAAGTTATTTCAATAACCTTAAAAGAGTAAGCATATTTGTAATTACATAATATTAATACTACGTGATTAATTTTAAAACTAATacttaattaatttattaaataAGCATTTattactaaaaaatatttttaaaacatttattgtaaattattaattatacataaattaattttaaaagggagGATTAAAATTAGCcgtcaacagctgcccctctttgaacGGAGACGATGAAAGAATTTTCGGGCAAAGAAATTGAACCAAAGCCAATTTTGTCCTGATTTTAGGCATGCATTGCAGGAGTGGCATGAAGATTGTGAGTTGCAGGATTGAGTTAAGGAAGATTCTGGGAAGATCAGATTGGAGAGATTGGGACCGAACTCTGTCTTTGAATTGCTTGCATATCTCGGGCTTAATGAGGATCAGGCCTCATATAGTTCTGGAGTGAATATTTATGAGGAAGTGGTACTCGCAAGAATTTTTCCAGTATCGTATTATGAAAATACAGCGAAACGGAAGATTGGGCGCTCATGATAGCTTGAAAATTTTGAGCTCTGCTAGTCGTCTTGAGCTTGAAACCTTGGCCCCCTAATGGGTTTGGTATCCCTTATAGAGTTGTAGTTTGATCTGTTGTTTAGAAAAGTTCCACGATGTGGTGTTTGTTCTTACAAAATAGATGAAATACATGCATACAATATATTGCAATGCATAATATACTAAGATGCGAAATAAATGAAGTGGGAATGATGATACCTGGCTGTCGGCGAGCCATTATTTAGGATCGGGATGATGGGATACTTGATTTTGACTCGATTTGTTAGCCGGGTTGTGTACCGTTCTGCAGCTATCGGAACATTTAAAAATTATCTTCGCTTGTTGGGGGAACTTGATAGAGTGTGTCTCCTCTTGTTGGGGGAACTTGATAGAGTGCGTCTCCGCTTGTTGGGAGAGCTCGATATGTAAAGTGTGTCTCTACTTGTTGGGAGAGCTTTGCACTAAGAAATGTAAAATAACCTCCGTTTGAGAGTGATTGACTAAAATCGTAATTATGCCTGAAGCTGCATGAGCAAAAcatcaaaatattcaaagtaaTAGCAAAGGAAATGAAAGCATGCCCAAGAGATACTCTTGACTGCGAAGCTAAGTTGCGGTCATCGATAGGCAGAACATCGGCGACGAGGTTTGCGACTGTCTATTCTAGCATCCGTTGCGTCGGAGTAGATTATGACATGTTAAGAAAGGTTCTCCACACACGAGCGTATTCTCTTGAGAACTTTGTTCTGTTGATGTCGACTTTCCGTGATGCTCCTTCATAACACGGCTACTTGCTATCATGACTACGTCCTAATTCAAATTAATGCATTACAAGGCCTTCCTAAGGCTATGACCGAATCCTTtcaggttgcctacatatctaaAATAGAATCAGGTCTGAACGTAGTTCGTGGATTATGATAAAATATGATGAAGATAACCAAGCCTGACCGAGGCAGCCTACGTATCCAAATGGAATTGGGTCAAAGCATAGTTCGATTGCAACATATGCAAAATGATGAGATTAAGAATGAAAATGGCTGAGTCTCACTCAAACAACAAACGTATCCAAATAGAATCAGGCCAGTTTCCTTATATGTGAGATAAAGAACAAGTTAAACTCAAGAATCAACTTACCGTGATTTTTAGCCTTCCACTCGTATTTGAGGGCCAGTCCTTTTCACTTGCAGGTCTCAGGCATGGTAACATCCAAAATTTTCTCAACCCACTGATCCAAGCCTTCAACCTTTGGTGGTGTCCACTGGGTTGCTGAAATAATGGAAAAAGAAGGATCAATGATAGCATGAAATAACCTTTAACCAGAAGAAAGGATAGGCGTTGAATTTACGTGTACGATTCCATGATTTAGGAAAGGATGGAGTTGTGGTCGGGATGATGTCCCTAGTGGCAACTACAACGAACCACTCCATCCAGCCACGGTCGTTGTTGTCATCCATGTTGGTGAGCAAAGCATGATGATCACGTTTGCTGAAATTTATCATTCCCCCACGAAAAATTTTGTTGGAATAAAGGTTCATCAATCGAGCCACGGAGAGTTATTCCCCGTCTCCTAGCATAACCTGTAATACCCCAAAGTTTCCTAAATGTGAAATTAACaatatatgaaaatttcttaCTCTAGGTTGTGTTAATATTGACAAAGAAGTTTCATGGTTGTTCTATGTGTAACACTTAATACCATTTGATGAATTGTTATTAAATACATTAGATAATTAAGGTTTTGGACTGCCACTCTTTTATATTTATCTAAAGATATTTAGTAGTCGGGGCAGCCTCTTTTATTTCATATTTACCCAAAGTTTTTAAAGATTATTTTGATTGACTTGCTTTTCCATAAACTCCTTTCATAATTCATTCATTCAAGACAAAGAAAACTCCTATACTCTCTCCTTACACCTGAAAAACTTCATAAAAACCATCATAAATTTCCAATAAACCAACCAGCAAAACTCGTTCTTGGTGAAGCTCAAGTTGCTCCTCTCTTTGTACTCTTTTTGCTTGCTGGAATATTTTGAAACAACctgattaatttttaattttcttgtcTTCTTTATATTGTTGTATTCGTGTTATATCACGTATTGTAAGATATTCGTTTAATCGCCCACTCGTACGGATTGCTTGATCATTTTGCATTCTTATTGagactttgtccttcttgtgGCAATGACTTTGTCATTCATCTTGGCATGCCTCTTGATTCGGATCTTTTGCTATCTTGACTTTGGATTTATAGTTCGTTTTTGTCACGACTCGAACCGatggccgcgacgggcacccagtaccttactcaactgagtatcAACGTAACATAACTTTCATACTATTccatcataggtaaatgaaccgggGTAAAGCataagggaatacaaacttatacatataaagtatgggcctataagaccaaaataaccactcgtgtacttaacataggccgataaggctgTAAATTttttttacgtacatgacatgtctacaagcctctaagaatacataattttcgtAAAGGTTGGGACatagtcccgccataccaaacaatacacatctaaatcatactaaccaaacaaataactccgaagcaaatggagcgtacCAACTTCTTCccctgagctgatagcctacttggagagcTCTAAACCTatctatcgagacctgcgggcataaaacgtaatgtccccaggcaaaagagacgtcagtacgaataatgtaccgagtatgtaaggcacataaataagtacataatagacatggaagaaatatagagtaaatgactcaacctataagtctggaaaactttgtaactcatgaaataattatagtgtcatgcatatgcgtatgaatgtcatgtcgtgcatcggtacatgtttcataacatcatcagcctttgaGGGCGTCCCATCCTATCATCTCGGCCACCGGgggcaaaattatcaacgtataccagttgatcaggtggttgtacgtatataacaccataacctttcccatatcccacatacatatatatatatatatatatatatacatatatatatatatatgcgtatataatatcatctggtcatgggtcaatgtacatgaatgcaatgcatgaaaagtacgttaataaaatctttcggaatgtcatatgaccattttgcctttgagtaatatcataaagtaaactcttttcaactttcgtatttttctgagacccatgaacaaatgatagaatattatgacacatgaaaattcaagaacatagatatctctaatacttctatgaatatagtcatttatggaatttatgTATTTGCTTGGtttgtttgtgtcgtatagatcatgccaaaagaaagaagggatagccataacatacctgaaccgattcttttgacaatccctctaacacccGTTGATTGCAATAACACGTAACAACGGAACAAAGTAGGAGAAAATGCGCATgttgttcttgaaaaagattGTACCGTACTATCTTAGAACTGCAAATCCCCTTGCTATTACGTAGTATAACTTTGTATAAAAATTTTGCCCAAAATCCATCACCTTAGCTTTAATTCACGTTTCTTATGAATTACATTTGAAGATTGTGACTTAATCATTCTTGTGAAATTGCACCTTAGCTTTAATTCACGTATCTTGTGAATTAGATTTGAAGATGGTGACTTAATCATTCTTGTGAAATTGCAGTACACTTTCTTTGTAAGAATGATCACATTCTTGAATGAATTTAGTTGAATTTTAGGAAGTCTTTCCTTAGTGGGTGTGGGCCCCACTAGGTGATGACTTAGCAAAGACCCCTTCCAAAATTTGCCACCTTTAAAATTGAGATATGAGTCATTCCAATTGCATGGAGGGCTGCCACCTCATGCTTTTTAATAATTATCtaatatatccccaattaattaggtaatgtcctgttatccgataattaatcaattacccgcataattaagaattatctcaacttacttaaaatactactctcttttaacatacctggtacaccttactagcatggtcatatagtaccttgtatgacactagtccataaatgccgagtattttagctcggccgtattttatcccaaaatgccaaactttgacgaaatttattttcttcgacttgcttcccctctcaccttcatgaatttactcatcatttataatccttataatctccaaataatcttttccttggactgatgtcaattaccttacgacaaattcaacgtacaatattaCAAGGTGCAAcctcgtcgtaacttaatactacgaaacgtaacatcaccataatgtaatactgcaaggcgtagcATCATGGTAATGCAATActacaaggcgtaacatcatcgtaatgtaatactgtaaggcgtaacattatcgtaatataatactgcaggacgtaacatcatcgtaatattgcagggtgtaacATCTTATATTATGGAACTTGTCCATGTTAAGTATGAATTAGGAAGCCATTTTTAATATGGTTCTTGATTCTCTTGATTATTGAGttttgaccctacttgatttgggGTTTCGGTCCATCTTGATATCTAATTATGCTTAGTTTGATATTTGACACTTTTGATATATTTGTTCACTTGtttttaaattatgttaaatttGAGCTACCTATGACTGTAAAGGAGAATTGGAGAATTTAATGGCTCCAAGCCTAAAGTTTATACGCCACTAAGATTTATGCTTAGCGATAGTTGTTTTCTATCATAGGTAACGTGCAGGATGAAATTTGAAGACGGCCTTATGAAGAAGTTTTTTTGGTAGCACTTATGGAGATCACATTTGCATATGCACGTTGGTTTAATATTGTTTTGGGACATGtacaagtatatatatatatatatatatatatatatatatatatatatatatatatatatatatatatatgtcacacttATGTATGTTATTTGGAGGCTTGTTGGATCTTAAGACCAAAATCTTGTAACTTGAATTTGGTAACTTATAATTTTGTTGTTTTAGGGTGTGTTAATAACTCAAGTCTTGTAATTTGCTGAATTTATACTTTGTCTTGTAAATATGTACAAAGGAGAAAATTAGTTTTTCTTTCTATACCCGATAGTTTTAAATTTATGTACAATACAAACTTGAAGTGATGTTGAATGAAAGTATAATTTTATTAGGAAGTTGCTTTAACGTGTTGATTATTCAAGAAGGGTTATATCATCTTATGTTGATTTTTTGACATTGTAATTCATTTTAAAAAGAATTATGGAgtgtattttcaaaaaaaaaaaatattgcactTTGAACCTTACCGCATGGGCCTATTTTCGCTACTAAATTAATTTGAATGTTTTTTTACCTAATATCTTCTTAATGTTGTATGTAATAAATTAGATTTGTTTTGTAAGTAGCACCCTCCCTAAGGGGTTGATACATAACCGCCGAAGACAAACTACCGCCCGCCACACAAAAAGGCTCATCTGAGCCAAAAGGACTTGATAGCGGAGGCAGTACTCCAAGATTACGGAGTCAAGTCCCTTTCTTAATGAAAACAGGCCCAAAGTGAAGGGGTACGTATAAACATACATAAAACCGTTCTTGGGAAGGTTACCCGCTCCGCTAGGTCATGAGCGATGATGTTCAAGTCATGGCAACCACAGTCTTTCTTCACAGTAGGGATGTTAGAAGGACGGATGGATGAATAGTATACACCGACAGCCTATGTGTGGGAGTTAGAAGAAGAGAATTTCTCTTCGAAGTCCTTAGTCGTAGTAAGTTTTTTGGGGTTAATGGTGCTCACCGTAAGAGGAGCAGTGTCATCAATGCTTTATTTGTTCTTTGAAGAGCTAGAGTTTCTGGAAGAGGAGGCGATAGTTAGCAGAAGGAAGTAAGGGTTTCTCTGAAGAAGGAAGTTAAAAATAAGAGTGAGTTGAGTAAAAAAAGTTTGAGAGAGTTCGAAAAATTATGAAGTGTAAGAGAAGAAGATGGAAGCGTATAAGTAAAGGAATAGGCGATTAAAATCGTGGCCATGATTACCTCGAGAACCGACGAAAGTATTGCTGAATCATAGGATGACCCGTGTTCGGGgcattaaatgcggagagacgTGCGCCTAATCAAGCGTCAGAAATTTTTCAGAAGGAGTAAGTGAATTTTTCGCCAAGAAAGGTATCTTTACCAATTTCCCGATGACACAAGGATGTACCACCAGAAAGCAGGGGGAcaatctgtatagggtaaaatcggTTCATATTAAATGCTCTTATAATAGAGTGAAATGTGGAACCAGAGACAGATAGAAAGCGAGACAGGTGGAAGTCAAGACTGGGGACAGCAGTCTCGGCTGGCACCGAGAAGCCCCCAAAGGTAATGTTGCTCATGAAGATAAATGAATACCTGTCACCCGATATTCTACAGTATTAAATACATAGTCCGTTATAGAGAATATGACATTCATAGCCTGCCGTTACACATTCATCAATGACTCCCATAATTATCATTTAAGAGGggtttgatcctaggaccttgttccctaggtgccaCTATAAATAAGGATTCCAACAACCATTATAAAGAGATGAATTTTTGGACAAACTTATGATTTATACTATTCAAAGCTCAATAACATTTTATTTTCTTGCTTCTTAACATCGTTATTACTGCCTTCGAAATCTCTGCTCTGGAACCAAGCTCTCTATTGTCTTCTCTCGATTTCAATGCTAAATCTTACAttcttatttaatttatttattatttttggatCAAATTGATTCGCTTATCTATAAATCACGTATAAATTCAGCTGTACCATTTTACGGTAAACAAACACATGCAAGAAAATTTCTAGAATACACTAATAATGTAGACCAAATAAACATTCCATTAATAAAACCGTCAATGAAAAATTGGATCGTGAGATAAGAAATAGAAAGTATTTTTACATTCTAATGAACAGGGAGTTTGACTTTTAGCAGATACTTAGCGGCTTATTCTCATTACTTAGAAATGAGTTATTTGATgacaccaaaaaaaaaataataataataataataataaaaaaaaagaaggaaatagGGAAGTCCAAAAGAAGTCGTGGCGAATAGAAACAGCATTTGTTTTGTACACGCGGAAAAGATGCGCGCCCACTGGTTTCCCACAGGTTGTAAATTCCAAGTCGTCTTTCTCTTTCTTCCGCCGCCTCATTCGAACCTGAAAAATCGAAGACTATTAAAGGGGAAGCCTACGCCTTGCCTTTTGAAAGTCAGCAAGCATTTCTATATTTGCTCCTCTATTTCATTGCAGCTTTTGTTAAGATAATTCTAGATTCTCCGTTGATTGTGATCTAAAGATGGCGGAATCTAACCAACACTCCTCCTTTGAATCTGTCAGAAAGTGGGTTATCGAGCACAAGCTTCGCACCGTCGGTAAACTCTTAGATAATCCATTTTATGTTTAATGCTGGAAATTTCTATTTTTCTGTTCGGCTAATGTTTGAAATTTCTGCTTCGTAAAGGATGTCTATGGTTGAGTGGAATAACGGGATCGATCGCTTACAATTGGTCAAAACCTAACATGAAAACCAGCGTTAGGCTCATCCATGCCAGGTACCTGTTTGATGATATGTTTCCTTCAcgttttttttgaaaaaaaattatacGTGCTATTAGAAGATTGTTGTTAATGTTGATTGTTTTAGGTTGCACGCACAGGCACTTACACTTGCAGCGTTAGCGGGAGCTGCAGCGGTTGAGTACTATGACCAAACGACCAGCAACATTAATGCCGAACGATATCCCAAATTTATTGGCGTAGATCCCTATTTGCACAAGAAATGAAGGGGTCCATCGTGCACGAAACACCCTACGATGCTTAGTCTATGGCtgtttcctcttttctttttcagattgtttatctttttttttttttggggggggggggggggactaaGGTTTCGGGGTTTAACATTTGTGTTAAATTCTAACATGTTAGTACTTGGTATCATTTTGATTCAAATTAAAGTTTGTAATATCATGTATTATGAGTTGCATTTTAACTAtcattttcttgtttgtttccaACCCCTCTGCCTCTCGGTATTGGTGTACATGTCTCGGATTcaaaatttgaagtttatggaTTTTTACcgtaattttaaattaatattgtCATTTCAAGTATAAGTTTTAAGCCACAGTTTTCAATCATGTTTACGCTCTTCCTAATTGGAAAGGGCTTGGGTCATTTGGTTTGCTGACAAAGTCACAAAgatatgtaaaaattaaaatgctAGAATTTTAATATTGATATTAATAATTCGTGGAGTAATTTGTACGTTTTTTGTTCGGTTTATTGAAATTAGAGAGAGGTACTGTGCATAATTCAAAACATGTATTTGATCTAAAGTTGAATGAACTTGAGTGaaattttgttttcaaatttatagtctgtttggctaagcttctcaagagaaaaaaaatattttttttttcaaaaacactatttttttcttctaatttgagatgtttggccaagcttatttgggaaaaagtgcttttgggaagaagcagaagcagtttcagagaagcagaaaaaagtagcttctttccaaaagcagaagcagaaaaaagtagcttctttccaaaagcagaagcaaaagcagttttggcttttcttcttacctaaaatacccttaataaaatatagtatataccaaaataaccgttaaacctaatacttaggatattaatttataaatattttttcttatttttaggaaaactttctaatgtatagtgactttaggggtgaatgtttttatatttgttgaaggaattttaatatatttaacttatagtaaaagaattaagtactttttaattttattttcatattttacttaaataaaatgaatttttattaattattgcatgtaataacaaaattttgatattatttatttacttataatattaattattaagtaaatctattcatgtccttatttgtaatttgacacttaaaagcactttctaaaaagtttggccaaacacaaattatttctcaaaagtgcttttcagactgattagccaaacacaaactgcttctctcaaaaagtacttttgaaaaaagcacttctcaaaataagctgatttctccagtttggccaaacaggctattaatcTCGAATATAGGTGAAGCATAAAAGCTATTAGGGGCAGTATTGCCTTTTTGACACCTTTCTC from Nicotiana sylvestris chromosome 12, ASM39365v2, whole genome shotgun sequence encodes the following:
- the LOC104223149 gene encoding uncharacterized protein isoform X2 produces the protein MAESNQHSSFESVRKWVIEHKLRTVGCLWLSGITGSIAYNWSKPNMKTSVRLIHARHLHLQR
- the LOC104223149 gene encoding uncharacterized protein isoform X1 — encoded protein: MAESNQHSSFESVRKWVIEHKLRTVGCLWLSGITGSIAYNWSKPNMKTSVRLIHARLHAQALTLAALAGAAAVEYYDQTTSNINAERYPKFIGVDPYLHKK